The following are from one region of the Vibrio hyugaensis genome:
- a CDS encoding cytochrome C assembly family protein: MDSLIAIAAAILYVLAIATIIPGLSQQSGIKVKTVFASAACALVFHAWILSDLIFDGSGQNLSILNVASLISFIISLVMSVAMLKNRLWFLLPVVYSFAAINLSAATFLPSTFIRHLENDPKLLIHISFALFSYATLTIGALYALQLAWLDHKLKTKKSLAINPNLPPLMMVERQLFKIILIGNLLLTATLITGFVFVQDMFAQGKAHKGILSFIAWVVYSILLWGHYRKGWRGKKVTWFAVAGATLLTLAYFGSRFVKEIILS, from the coding sequence ATGGATAGCTTAATTGCCATCGCGGCCGCCATACTTTACGTTTTGGCGATAGCGACCATCATACCTGGACTCTCTCAGCAGTCAGGAATCAAAGTCAAAACCGTATTTGCCAGTGCGGCATGTGCGCTTGTTTTTCATGCTTGGATTCTGAGTGACCTGATATTTGACGGCTCAGGGCAAAACCTCAGTATTCTTAATGTTGCTTCGCTAATAAGTTTTATTATTTCTTTGGTCATGAGTGTGGCAATGCTTAAGAATCGCTTATGGTTCTTGTTGCCCGTGGTATACAGTTTTGCTGCTATCAATTTATCTGCAGCAACGTTTTTACCAAGCACATTTATTAGACATTTAGAAAACGATCCTAAGTTACTTATTCACATATCGTTCGCACTCTTCTCTTACGCCACGTTGACCATTGGTGCACTCTACGCACTCCAGTTAGCTTGGCTTGATCACAAGCTTAAAACGAAAAAATCACTCGCAATCAATCCAAACTTACCGCCACTCATGATGGTGGAGCGTCAGCTATTCAAAATTATCTTGATTGGTAACTTGTTGCTCACGGCAACGCTGATTACTGGTTTTGTGTTTGTACAAGACATGTTTGCTCAAGGTAAGGCCCACAAGGGAATCCTTTCTTTCATCGCTTGGGTTGTGTACTCAATTCTGCTTTGGGGTCACTACCGTAAAGGGTGGCGAGGCAAAAAAGTAACTTGGTTTGCGGTTGCAGGTGCGACTTTGTTGACCTTGGCGTACTTTGGCAGTCGCTTCGTGAAAGAGATCATCTTAAGTTGA